One window of the Pempheris klunzingeri isolate RE-2024b chromosome 10, fPemKlu1.hap1, whole genome shotgun sequence genome contains the following:
- the dbr1 gene encoding lariat debranching enzyme, with translation MKIAVEGCCHGELDKIYETIGYLEKKEEVKVDLLLCCGDFQAVRNEGDMKCMAVPAKYRLMQTFYKYYSGEKKAPVLTIFIGGNHEASNHLQELPYGGWVAPNIYYLGYAGVVRYKGIRIGGLSGIFKSHDYRKGHHEFPPYNPDTLRSVYHIRNIEVFKLKQIQMPMDIFMSHDWPRGIYYYGSTGELLRKKKFLRQEVESNTLGSPAAEELLAHLQPSYWFSAHLHVKFAAVMQHPAKGNAAPRVTKFLSLDKCLPYREFLQIVDVPERPGSSEGLEYDPEWLAILKATNSLQRVTPHPWNPPENNGLHERWDFRASEAAMMEMVEDLSGELGIPDNFSQTVPPYDPNKPQPHAAPSCNTNPQTTELCATLGLTDIYAQAGQGAGESARVQGSTGGEEDDEDGHSEGSADEPSEYPTDTSGLSSSYNPDEITIEDEWEEEEEGGKEEVQGRAEVDKLSAVPVGEIHTPSRMVLPEPKSDLSPGHLSHLMNLPPPSHSTPAAARCQSAAERGGHGEGDDEDAAAVRILKRTSDETGCPGSGGTTPRIKRRNQLIYAKVEDDEGED, from the exons ATGAAGATCGCAGTCGAGGGCTGTTGCCACGGGGAGCTGGACAAGATCTACGAGACAATCGGCTAtctggagaagaaggaggaggtaAAAGTGGACCTGCTGCTTTGCTGCGGAGACTTCCAAGCTGTACGAAATGAAGGAGACATGAAGTGCATGGCGGTACCAGCCAAGTACAGACTGATGCAGACCTTCTACAA ATACTATTCTGGGGAGAAGAAGGCTCCGGTCCTGACCATCTTCATCGGAGGAAACCACGAGGCCTCCAACCACCTGCAGGAGCTGCCGTATGGAGGCTGGGTAGCACCCAACATTTATTATCTGG GGTATGCTGGTGTTGTTCGCTACAAAGGGATCAGAATTGGTGGCTTATCTGGTATCTTCAAATCCCACGACTACAGAAAGg GTCACCATGAATTCCCGCCATACAATCCTGATACGCTGCGAAGTGTATACCACATCCGAAATATTGAGGTGTTCAAACTAAAACAG ATTCAGATGCCCATGGACATTTTCATGAGCCATGACTGGCCGCGCGGTATCTATTACTATGGAAGTACGGGGGAGTTGTTGCGAAAGAAGAAGTTTCTGCGTCAGGAAGTTGAGTCCAACACACTGGGAAGTCCTGCTGCTGAGGAGCTCCTGGCTCACCTCCAGCCCAGCTACTGGTTCTCTGCACACCTTCATGTAAAGTTCGCTGCCGTTATGCAGCATCCG GCTAAAGGTAATGCTGCTCCACGTGTAACCAAATTCCTCTCCCTGGACAAATGTCTACCCTACAGGGAATTCTTGCAG attGTGGATGTTCCAGAGAGACCAGGTTCATCTGAGGGTCTCGAGTATGATCCAGAGTGGCTGGCTATCCTGAAGGCCACCAACAGTCTGCAAAGGGTCACTCCTCACCCCTGGAACCCCCCAGAGAATAATGGCTTGCACGAACG GTGGGACTTCAGAGCTTCAGAAGCAGCTATGATGGAGATGGTAGAGGATCTCAGCGGTGAACTTGGCATTCCAGACAACTTTAGCCAGACTGTGCCACCCTATGACCCCAACAAGCCCCAGCCGCACGCCGCCCCCAGCTGTAACACCAACCCACAGACGACCGAGCTCTGTGCCACGCTAGGTCTCACAGACATATACGCCCAGGCAGGCCAGGGAGCTGGTGAGTCGGCCAGAGTTCAGGGCAGTactggaggggaggaggatgatgaagatgggcATAGTGAAGGAAGTGCGGACGAGCCCAGCGAGTACCCGACCGACACGTCAGGACTGTCGAGTTCATACAACCCTGATGAGATCACGATAGAGGacgagtgggaggaggaggaggaggggggaaaggAGGAGGTTCAAGGCAGGGCTGAGGTAGATAAGCTCTCTGCTGTTCCCGTAGGTGAAATCCACACCCCCAGCCGCATGGTTCTGCCCGAACCCAAATCTGATTTGTCACCCGGTCACCTGTCCCACCTAATGAACCTGCCACCTCCCTCCCACTccactccagcagcagcccGCTGTCAGTCTGCAGCGGAGAGGGGAGGACACGGCGAGGGCGATGATGAGGACGCTGCCGCTGTACGGATCCTAAAACGTACCAGCGATGAGACTGGCTGTCCTGGCAGTGGAGGCACAACTCCCAGAATCAAACGCAGAAACCAGCTCATCTATGCCAAAGTGGAGGATGATGAGGGTGAGGATTAG